Proteins encoded in a region of the Chloroflexota bacterium genome:
- a CDS encoding 50S ribosomal protein L10: MAITKAKKEQLVADYAEKLARSKAIILTDYRGLTMAELTDLRRQLRGVGAEYHIVKNRLVRLAMSRAGRTVPEDLLTGPIGIGFCFDDAVAVAKAIVEYAQSARTFEIKGAVMGDSILSATDVTTLATLPPKEAILAQVLAAIQSPTTGLLGVLDAALRNVLYVLQARVEQLGGVAH; encoded by the coding sequence TTGGCTATAACCAAGGCTAAAAAGGAACAACTTGTTGCCGACTACGCCGAAAAACTTGCTCGGTCAAAGGCCATCATTCTGACGGATTACCGTGGCCTGACCATGGCAGAACTGACCGACCTGCGTAGGCAGTTGCGGGGTGTTGGAGCAGAATACCATATCGTCAAAAACCGGCTGGTTAGATTGGCAATGAGTAGGGCGGGTCGGACTGTACCTGAGGATCTGTTGACAGGCCCGATTGGCATTGGCTTTTGCTTTGATGATGCCGTAGCAGTAGCCAAAGCGATTGTCGAGTACGCCCAAAGCGCTCGCACTTTCGAGATCAAAGGGGCTGTAATGGGCGATAGCATCCTCAGCGCCACAGATGTAACCACCCTCGCCACGCTCCCGCCAAAAGAGGCTATACTGGCCCAAGTATTGGCGGCTATCCAATCACCAACCACTGGGCTGCTTGGCGTGTTGGATGCAGCGCTGCGCAACGTGCTCTACGTTTTGCAGGCTCGAGTCGAGCAATTGGGTGGCGTGGCTCATTGA
- the rplL gene encoding 50S ribosomal protein L7/L12: protein MSIEKIVQEIEKLSVLELVELKKALEERWGVTAASVAVAAAPTTGAVAAGEAAPAAVQEQTEFDVILKEIGPEKVKVIKAVREITGLGLKESKDAVDAVASGPSVIRKGVSKDEAAAAKAKLEEAGAVVEIR from the coding sequence ATGTCCATTGAAAAAATCGTACAGGAGATCGAGAAACTCAGCGTCTTGGAACTCGTCGAATTGAAAAAGGCGCTCGAGGAGCGCTGGGGCGTCACAGCTGCATCCGTCGCCGTAGCCGCAGCCCCAACGACTGGTGCGGTCGCTGCTGGCGAGGCTGCTCCCGCTGCCGTGCAAGAGCAAACTGAATTCGACGTCATACTCAAGGAAATCGGCCCAGAGAAAGTCAAAGTTATCAAGGCCGTCCGCGAGATCACCGGCTTGGGGTTGAAGGAGTCGAAAGACGCAGTGGATGCCGTCGCAAGTGGTCCCAGTGTCATCCGCAAAGGCGTGAGTAAAGACGAAGCGGCGGCGGCGAAAGCCAAGTTGGAAGAAGCCGGCGCTGTAGTTGAGATCAGATAA
- a CDS encoding triose-phosphate isomerase has product MRVPIIAGNWKMHKTVEEAVALVRKMRRGLSGVKSVERVLCPPFVALTAVRELLRATDIKLGAQDMFWEEQGAYTGEISPLMLRDLCEYVIIGHSERRQYFAETDETVHRKAVAALAHGLTPIICVGENLQQNESGATEQVVSSQVRAALMGLSADQVRGLVIAYEPIWAIGTGKPATGAVANRVIGLVIRGTIADLYDEKTASAIRIQYGGSVKPDNIEEFMVQPEIDGALVGGASLDANDFVEIVRRSARAKGLPY; this is encoded by the coding sequence ATGCGCGTCCCCATAATCGCTGGCAATTGGAAAATGCACAAGACGGTGGAGGAAGCCGTAGCCTTAGTGCGCAAGATGCGGCGCGGCCTGAGCGGAGTCAAAAGTGTCGAGCGCGTGCTTTGTCCCCCCTTCGTTGCCCTCACCGCAGTACGAGAACTTCTGCGGGCTACGGACATCAAACTGGGTGCGCAGGATATGTTCTGGGAAGAACAGGGCGCTTACACTGGTGAGATCTCGCCACTGATGCTCCGTGACCTATGCGAATACGTCATCATTGGCCACTCCGAACGCCGCCAATATTTCGCCGAGACGGATGAAACCGTCCACCGCAAGGCAGTTGCAGCACTGGCACATGGCCTTACGCCCATTATCTGCGTTGGTGAAAATCTGCAGCAAAATGAAAGCGGCGCGACAGAACAGGTCGTTTCTAGTCAAGTGCGAGCGGCACTGATGGGGTTGTCGGCAGATCAAGTGCGCGGGCTGGTGATTGCATATGAGCCCATTTGGGCTATCGGAACGGGGAAGCCCGCTACTGGCGCAGTGGCCAACCGTGTCATTGGGCTGGTCATCCGGGGCACCATCGCGGATCTGTACGACGAGAAAACGGCGTCGGCGATCCGTATTCAGTATGGTGGCAGTGTCAAGCCGGACAACATCGAGGAATTCATGGTCCAGCCGGAGATTGACGGGGCATTGGTGGGCGGGGCCAGCCTGGATGCAAATGATTTTGTCGAGATCGTACGGCGATCCGCCCGAGCCAAGGGACTGCCTTACTAA